A stretch of DNA from Gammaproteobacteria bacterium:
CCTCCGCGGCCTTTTACGCCACGCTCGGTGTCGCCGCCATGATGGGCGCAAGCCTGCATGCGCCACTCGCGGCGCTGATGGCGATCCTCGAACTCACGGCGAACGCGAATACGCTGCTCCCCGGCATGGCGGCGGTGATCCCGGCACTGCTCGTGGCGCGCAGCCTGTGCGGACAGGACTCGATCTTCGTTGCGATTCTGCGCGGACGTGGCCTGGAGTATCGGTTCGATCCGGTGGCACTGTCGCTCGAACGCACCGGTGTGAGCGCGGTGATGAACACGCGCTTCGCCGTCGTCGATGCCGATGCGGGTGCCGAGGCACTCACCCAGGTGCTGGCAACGCAGCCCGAGTGGCTGCTGATCACGCGTGAGCACAACGTGCAGGCACTCGTGCAGGCACCGTCGCTACCTGCACCCGATGAGCCTGCGGAAGCATTGGATGGCGCCGATGAAGCACATACCATCATCGACTCGATCGTCGCGCATGCCACGCCCTTCGCGCGCGTGTCGACCTACGCAACCTTGCGCGAGGCGTTGCAGCGGCTCAACGAGGCCGACGCCAATGTCGTGCTGGCCTTCAACGGCAGCAGCGACCGCGCCGACCTGGTACGCGGGGTGATCGAGCGGGTGCAACTCACGGGCTCGAAGATCGGTGCACGCGGTCCGACCGCAGAAACGCTATAGTGTACCTAATCGTACGTCAGTGACCGCTGAGTGTGCAGCGCCGCGCAGCAGACCGGGGAGATGGACAATGACAAATTTCATCCGCAAGACTTTGCTCACACTGCTGATGTTTTCCTGGGCAGTGGTCTGCCAGGCGGGGGATGCCGCCGCGCCCTGGGGCAGGGCACAACTGGAATCGATCGATTACCGGCCGCAGAAGGTCGTCTACGATGTTGCCGTCGGCAGTGTTGACGCGTTCACAGGCGTACTCGACCGGGTCAGTTACCTGAACAATCTCTATGCGGCCGATCCGTTCGAGCAGTCGATCGTGCTGGTACTCCACGGCGATGAGATCGCGTTCTTTGCCATCAAACATCTCGACCGGTACCGTGAGCTGATGCAGCGCGCGCAAAGTCTCACGCTGGCCGGCCCCATCGAGTTCCGGATGTGCCAGGTGGCCGCAAGAGGTCACGGCCT
This window harbors:
- a CDS encoding DsrE family protein yields the protein MTNFIRKTLLTLLMFSWAVVCQAGDAAAPWGRAQLESIDYRPQKVVYDVAVGSVDAFTGVLDRVSYLNNLYAADPFEQSIVLVLHGDEIAFFAIKHLDRYRELMQRAQSLTLAGPIEFRMCQVAARGHGLEPGDIHGFVKVVPMADAEIVRLQQEQGYVYMR